A genomic region of Saccopteryx bilineata isolate mSacBil1 chromosome 1, mSacBil1_pri_phased_curated, whole genome shotgun sequence contains the following coding sequences:
- the NLRP10 gene encoding NACHT, LRR and PYD domains-containing protein 10 codes for MTLHTMALASNPRDALLQALSDLDENSFKILKFHLQDRTLLEGHRLARGELEGLSPVGLANQLILRFGVQEAVRVVLQVLRVMHLLELVDQLSHICLNDYREIYREHVCSLEERQEEQISCSYVQLLLVAKPSSESPEQELGSVTVEALFDAGEKPDHGPPTVVLQGSAGTGKTTLARKIVLDWARGVLYPGQFDYVFNVSCREVLLLPEPTLDQLLIWCCGDSRAPLTEIRRQPERLLFILDGYDELQRPFAARLNRLGSSPAEDMLRRLIRRQLLPMSSLLITTRPLALRNLQSLLKHPCHVHVLGFSDTERERYFSSYFTDEEQAKKAIDFVRGNDVLYQACQVPGICWVVCSWLKRQMERGEEFSETPSNGTDIFMAYVSTFLPPNDSEGCSELTRDSVLRGLCALAVEGIQHQRFLFEEADLRKHSLDGPSLAAFLSSHDYQEGLDTKKFYSFRHISFQEFFHAMSYLVKEDQSQLGRESLREMNRLLEEKGHTGNREMTLTMQFLLDISRKESSSNFDLNFCFKIAPSIRQDLKNFKEQMNSIKHNRTWDLEFTLYESTVKNLARSVHLSKVSLKMEHSNEKKAHRSRFSVKTSLSDTEEEEQKRALVDKGSRAGTQKKASKEKTKERGTRDKGTGSTERREQS; via the exons ATGACGCTTCACACCATGGCGCTGGCCAGCAACCCAAGGGACGCATTGCTTCAGGCCTTGAGTGACCTGGACGAAAATAGCTTCAAGATATTAAAGTTCCACTTACAGGATAGAACCCTGCTGGAAGGCCACAGGCTGGCCCGAGGGGAGCTGGAGGGCCTTAGTCCTGTGGGCCTGGCGAATCAGCTGATTTTAAGGTTTGGAGTACAAGAGGCTGTGAGAGTGGTGCTCCAAGTCCTGAGGGTCATGCACCTCTTAGAACTTGTGGACCAGCTCAGCCACATTTGTCTAAATG ATTACAGAGAAATATACCGAGAGCATGTGTGCAGCCTGGAGGAGAGGCAAGAAGAGCAGATTAGCTGCAGCTATGTCCAGCTGCTCCTGGTGGCCAAGCCCAGCTCAGAGAGTCCCGAGCAGGAGCTGGGCTCTGTCACGGTAGAGGCTCTGTTTGATGCAGGGGAAAAGCCAGACCACGGTCCCCCCACGGTGGTGCTCCAGGGCTCCGCTGGGACTGGAAAGACAACCCTGGCAAGGAAGATAGTGCTGGACTGGGCCAGAGGCGTCCTATACCCAGGCCAGTTTGATTATGTCTTTAACGTGAGCTGCAGAGAAGTGCTCCTGCTGCCGGAGCCTACCCTGGACCAGCTCCTCATTTGGTGTTGTGGGGACAGTAGAGCACCTCTCACAGAGATTCGGAGGCAGCCAGAGCGGCTCCTGTTCATCCTGGATGGCTATGATGAGCTGCAGAGGCCCTTTGCGGCAAGGCTGAATAGGCTGGGCTCCAGTCCCGCGGAGGACATGCTGCGCCGTCTCATCAGGAGACAGCTacttcccatgtcctccctcctcatCACCACTCGGCCGCTGGCTCTGCGGAACCTGCAGTCCTTGCTGAAGCACCCATGCCACGTCCATGTCCTCGGCTTCTCTGACACCGAGAGAGAGAGGTATTTCAGctcctatttcacagatgaggagcaAGCCAAAAAGGCCATTGACTTTGTACGTGGAAATGACGTTCTCTACCAAGCATGTCAGGTTCCGGGTATTTGCTGGGTGGTCTGCTCCTGGCTGAAGCGGCAGATGGAGAGAGGTGAAGAGTTCTCAGAGACTCCCAGTAATGGCACTGACATCTTCATGGCCTACGTCTCCACCTTCCTGCCGCCCAACGACAGTGAGGGCTGCTCCGAGCTTACCCGAGACAGCGTCCTGAGGGGCCTGTGCGCCTTGGCAGTTGAGGGGATCCAGCACCAGCGGTTCCTGTTTGAAGAAGCTGACCTCAGGAAGCACAGCTTGGATGGGCCTAGCCTCGCTGCTTTCCTGAGCAGTCATGATTACCAAGAGGGACTCGACACCAAGAAGTTCTACAGCTTCCGCCACATTAGCTTCCAGGAATTTTTTCATGCCATGTCCTACCTGGTGAAAGAGGACCAGAGCCAGCTGGGGAGAGAGTCCCTCAGGGAAATGAACAGGCTGCTGGAAGAAAAGGGGCATACAGGGAACAGGGAGATGACCCTTACTATGCAGTTTTTATTGGACATATCGAGAAAAGAGAGCTCTTCGAACTTTGACCTAaatttctgtttcaaaattgCCCCTTCAATAAGGCAGGACCTGAAGAATTTCAAAGAACAAATGAACTCTATAAAGCATAACAGGACCTGGGATTTGGAATTCACCCTGTACGAGTCTACAGTAAAGAACCTGGCCAGGAGTGTTCACTTGAGCAAGGTCTCGCTCAAGATGGAACattcaaatgaaaagaaagcccACAGAAGCAGATTTTCTGTCAAAACCAGCCTCAGTGATACAGAAGAAGAGGAGCAAAAACGTGCACTTGTGGACAAAGGTAGTAGAGCAGGGACTCAAAAGAAGGCTTCTaaggaaaagacaaaggaaagaggAACTAGGGACAAGGGGACAGGAAgcacagaaaggagagagcagagctga